Proteins encoded together in one Ipomoea triloba cultivar NCNSP0323 chromosome 4, ASM357664v1 window:
- the LOC116015502 gene encoding E3 ubiquitin-protein ligase MBR1-like, with the protein MQSSSLGSIRNGSVEPQSSLKFRAKNKSPFMMRALGGLGCKGHSSSAASAPAVIRSAAEWDPANQGRRDKKNNNRKKKKKKTSSAALGNGIRNPAANVVVDVPDVCCAPPGIGSVSDVLPRPRNNTQRPNHRQHSRLHRRAATQEESQETSALNLSPSSDAISNRNQTFSTRNYPVFHHHSPGGGISEIVILRQNILYARNVDRYDQYGDWRLDVDHMGYEELLELGDRIGYVGTGLGEERILQFLKKVKHSNPEAIPLLNSNYDKDWKCSICQEGYKRGDEVGRLECGHYYHIHCIKQWLLNKNVCPLCNNSVVDDN; encoded by the exons ATGCAATCTTCAAGTCTTGGCAGCATCAGAAATGGTTCAGTTGAGCCCCAGAGTTCACTCAAATTCAGGGCTAAAAACAAGAGTCCCTTTATGATGAGGGCCCTTGGAGGGCTTGGGTGCAAGGGGCACTCATCGTCGGCAGCGTCGGCTCCGGCGGTGATCCGGTCGGCGGCGGAGTGGGACCCTGCTAACCAAGGGAGGAGGgataaaaagaataataataggaagaagaagaagaagaaaacatcaTCGGCGGCATTGGGTAATGGTATTAGGAATCCTGCTGCCAATGTAGTTGTAGATGTTCCTGATGTCTGCTGTGCCCCTCCTGGGATTGGTTCTGTTTCCGATGTTCTTCCTAGACCAAGAAACAACACTCAGAGACCAAATCACAGACAG CATTCTCGTTTACATCGAAGAGCTGCAACCCAAGAAGAAAGTCAAGAAACCTCTGCACTGAACTTGTCACCATCTTCTGATGCAATTAGCAACAGAAACCAGACATTTAGTACTAGGAATTATCCAGTGTTTCATCATCATTCTCCTGGAGGAGGAATATCTGAG ATTGTGATACTAAGACAGAACATCCTGTATGCAAGAAATGTTGACAGATATGATCAGTATGGAGATTGGAGACTTGATGTGGATCATATGGGCTATGAG GAACTGCTTGAATTGGGTGATAGGATTGGTTATGTGGGCACAGGTCTGGGAGAAGAGAGGATACTTCAATTCCTAAAGAAAGTTAAACACTCAAATCCTGAGGCCATTCCATTGCTTAATTCCAACTATGACAAAGACTGGAAGTGCAGCATTTGTCAA GAGGGATACAAAAGAGGTGATGAAGTGGGAAGGTTGGAGTGTGGGCACTACTACCACATACACTGCATCAAGCAATGGCTTCTCAACAAGAATGTATGCCCTCTTTGCAACAACTCTGTTGTAGATGACAACTGA
- the LOC116016942 gene encoding elongator complex protein 2, producing the protein MASGGGIQVGVERLFIGAGCNRIVNNVSWGASGLVSFGAQNAVAIFCPKTAQILTTLPGHKASVNCTHWVPSSKFAFKAKQLEQHFLLSGDADGVIILWEFSLSEKKWRYVLQLPQSHKKGVTCITAVLVSHQQSIFASTSSDGTVNVWDLALPSTYGGDCKLSCLDSLFVGRKPMVSLSLAELPGSQHLVLAMGGLDSKIHLYCGERTGKFLPACELKSHTDWIRSLDFSLPIYTNGETSILLVSSSQDKGIRLWKLALQDTLADHKKQEMSLASYIKGPVLVAGSSSYQVSMESLLIGHEDWAYSVEWQPPSSSSDEGGECYQPQSILSASMDKTMMIWQPEKTTGIWMNVVTVGELSHCALGFYGGHWSPCGNSILAHGYGGSFHLWKNVGVDCDDWKPQKVPSGHFAAVSDISWARSGDYVLSVSHDQTTRIFAPWTNNNCSVNGESWHEIARPQVHGHDINCVTMIQGKGNHRFVGGADEKVARVFEAPLSFLKTLNYFTSDDHSFSDNLQVEVQILGANISALGLSQKPIYVQASSDAKQVSNNEGIDTMETVPEAVPVVLTEPPIEEQLGWHTLWPESHKLYGHGNELYSLCCDHEGKLVASSCKAQSASVAEIWLWQVGSWKSVGRLHSHSLTVTQMEFSHDDNFLLTVSRDRHFSVFSINNTGTNDTSYQLVTKQEAHKRIIWACSWSPYGHEFATGSRDKTVKIWAVENEGSVKQLLTLPPFNASVTSLSWVGLSRHDNHGLLAVGMENGLIELWSLHNRRTEDGSPSSAPTANLAVKLDPFMCHVSTVNRLAWRNSEKSEESNAMQLASCGADQCVRIFNICFG; encoded by the exons ATGGCGTCCGGCGGCGGTATACAAGTGGGAGTGGAGAGACTGTTCATCGGCGCTGGCTGCAACAGAATAGTGAACAACGTTTCTTGGGGCGCCTCCGGTTTGGTCTCTTTTGGTGCCCAAAACGCCGTCGCTATTTTCTGCCCCAAG ACCGCACAGATATTAACTACGCTTCCGGGTCACAAGGCCTCTGTAAACTGTACTCATTGGGTTCCCAGCAGCAAGTTTGCTTTCAAAG CTAAGCAGTTGGAGCAACACTTTTTGCTATCTGGAGATGCTGATGGTGTTATTATTTTGTGGGAATTTTCTCTTTCAGAGAAGAAG TGGAGGTATGTGTTACAATTGCCACAATCCCACAAAAAAGGTGTTACATGCATTACTGCAGTATTGGTTTCTCATCAACAGTCAATTTTTGCATCCACATCTTCGGATGGTACTGTAAATGTGTGGGACCTGGCTCTTCCATCTACATACGGAG GTGACTGTAAATTATCATGCTTGGATTCTCTCTTTGTTGGTCGGAAACCTATGGTTTCTCTCTCACTAGCAGAGTTGCCTGGGAGCCAACACCTGGTACTGGCCATGGGAGGATTGGACAGCAAAATTCATCTATATTGTGGTGAGAGGACTGGAAAA TTTCTTCCTGCCTGTGAATTAAAATCACATACAGACTGGATTCGGAGTTTAGATTTCTCCTTACCTATATATACAAATGGGGAAACCAGTATTCTGCTGGTAAGTTCATCTCAAGACAAAGGAATACGCTTGTGGAAGTTGGCTTTACAGGATACATTAGCTGATCACAAGAAGCAAGAAATGAGCTTGGCATCTTACATTAAAGGTCCTGTACTTGTAGCCGGCTCATCCTCTTATCAGGTTTCTATGGAGTCTCTCCTCATTGGGCATGAGGATTGGGCATATTCAGTTGAGTGGCAACCTCCGTCAAGTTCATCTGATGAAGGAGGTGAATGCTATCAACCTCAAAGCATTTTATCTGCGTCAATGGACAAGACAATGATGATCTGGCAACCTGAAAAAACTACTGGCATCTGGATGAATGTGGTTACTGTTGGAGAGCTAAGTCACTGTGCCTTGGGATTTTATGGTGGGCACTGGAGCCCATGTGGAAATTCAATTTTAGCTCACGGCTATGGTGGATCATTCCATCTTTGGAAAAATGTTGGTGTTGATTGTGATGATTGGAAGCCACAAAAAGTTCCTTCTGGGCACTTTGCAGCTGTGTCAGATATCTCATGGGCTAGAAGTGGTGACTATGTTTTGTCAGTCAGTCATGACCAG ACAACCAGAATATTTGCTCCGTGGACCAACAATAATTGTTCTGTGAATGGAGAGTCGTGGCATGAAATTGCTCGACCTCAAGTTCATggccatgatataaattgtgtGACAATGATCCAAGGAAAGGGAAACCACCGTTTTGTGGGCGGTGCTGACGAGAAAGTTGCCAGAGTTTTTGAAGCTCCTTTGTCCTTTCTGAAGACATTGAATTATTTTACATCAGATGACCATAGTTTTTCAGATAATCTTCAAGTTGAAGTGCAGATTTTGGGTGCAAATATCTCTGCTCTAGGTTTATCACAGAAACCTATATATGTTCAAG CTTCATCAGACGCAAAGCAGGTTAGCAATAACGAAGGTATTGATACCATGGAAACTGTTCCTGAAGCGGTTCCAGTTGTCTTAACCGAGCCACCCATTGAAGAACAACTGGGCTGGCATACTCTATGGCCCGAGTCGCACAAACTGTATGGCCATGGGAATGAACTATATTCATTATGCTGTGATCACGAGGGAAAGCTTGTAGCTTCTTCATGCAAG GCTCAATCAGCATCAGTTGCAGAAATATGGCTTTGGCAAGTGGGTTCTTGGAAATCGGTCGGCCGCCTGCATTCACACAGCTTGACAGTGACACAGATGGAGTTTTCTCACGATGACAACTTCCTTCTCACTGTTTCAAGGGATCGCCACTTTTCTGTTTTCTCAATTAATAATACAG GAACAAATGACACAAGTTACCAGCTTGTAACTAAGCAGGAAGCACATAAAAGAATAATATGGGCATGTTCGTGGAGCCCATATGGTCATGAATTTGCCACGGGGTCAAGGGACAAGACCGTCAAAATCTGGGCGGTAGAAAATGAGGGCTCGGTGAAGCAACTCCTGACTCTGCCGCCATTCAACGCTAGCGTGACATCCCTATCTTGGGTTGGCCTTAGTCGCCACGACAACCATGGCCTTCTCGCGGTGGGGATGGAAAACGGTTTGATCGAGCTATGGAGCCTTCACAACAGAAGAACCGAAGATGGTAGCCCATCGTCAGCGCCAACCGCTAATCTTGCTGTTAAGCTCGATCCTTTTATGTGCCACGTATCCACTGTCAACCGGTTAGCATGGAGAAACTCGGAGAAAAGCGAAGAATCCAACGCCATGCAACTTGCGTCGTGTGGGGCTGATCAATGCGTGAGAATATTTAACATATGTTTTGGTTGA
- the LOC116016653 gene encoding uncharacterized protein LOC116016653, whose product MEPPPSSGGAISTTPTATATVTAAATVTTTAPPPSSSAHATYADSDFSPRSRNTESWDEPPSFPGGGGGKLRLMCSYGGHIVPRPHDKSLCYVGGDTRIMVVDRHTSLSDLSLRLSKTLLNGRAFLLKYQLPSEDLDSLISVTTDEDLENMIDEYDRINANSTAARASRLRLFLFPSKSEAMSSIGSLIESSTKSDDWFLNALNGATSTSTKVFSESSSVNCLLGLDDDIGNGNSTGKDAETQLDGSFSGKPGRVNNAKINVPDIQSVPDSPMVDTTSSFGSTSSSPSMANLPPIKVHVDENQRAGIEEQLSQMSVGARVEQKQEDGGFAALSSPPPPPLPAMVAGTVVSTVPAVVGGEYPNRVFSDDERSDYSAPVGHRKPPQTQHFQQQPKASPPPDLPSPSDSISSDSSITNPLSRQKHYVYQEPIVQIQAGNRVSANPLEPKSSDQNTRAPVPQDSGYVLQSQYDQHQQFVHTGQFIHHAPAGAVPITSYYPIYPPQQQHHPQHPALEHQYPFYIVQARPTQAYNLPVQQTSYSDSAPAATPNRPQTPPQPTIVAPSSAYNPSRSIPASKPEMATGTYRTPTGTAQQLVQIAPGQHPQQYVGFSQIHHPSQSIAPTSAAATNYAYEFSDPAHAQIYYTQPLPPQMGAQHQTMTSVHPAVLPEASSQLPVENFKQQIRTSQP is encoded by the exons ATGGAGCCTCCGCCATCTTCCGGCGGAGCAATCTCCACCACTCCGACGGCGACGGCGACTGTGACGGCGGCAGCAACAGTGACGACGACTGCGCCGCCGCCGTCGTCGTCAGCCCATGCCACCTACGCCGACTCCGACTTCTCCCCGCGCTCCCGCAATACGGAGTCCTGGGATGAGCCGCCGTCGTTCCCCGGCGGCGGCGGGGGGAAGTTGCGGCTGATGTGCAGCTACGGCGGCCACATAGTCCCCCGCCCTCACGACAAGTCTCTCTGCTACGTCGGCGGCGACACCCGCATCATGGTCGTGGATCGCCACACCTCCCTCTCCGACCTCTCTCTCCGCCTCTCCAAGACGCTTCTAAACGGCCGCGCTTTCCTGCTCAAGTATCAGCTCCCTAGCGAGGACCTGGATTCCTTGATCTCCGTCACCACGGACGAGGACCTGGAGAACATGATCGACGAGTACGACCGCATCAACGCGAATTCAACGGCCGCGCGAGCTTCTCGGCTGCGGTTATTTCTCTTCCCGTCCAAGTCCGAGGCGATGTCTTCGATCGGGTCGCTTATTGAGAGCTCAACCAAGTCCGATGACTGGTTTCTCAACGCGCTTAATGGAGCTACTTCTACTTCGACCAAAGTGTTCTCCGAGTCCTCATCCGTGAATTGCCTTCTCGGACTCGACGATGATATAGGCAACGGAAATTCCACCGGAAAAGACGCGGAAACGCAATTGGACGGCTCCTTTAGCGGAAAACCCGGTCGGGTTAACAATGCGAAAATTAATGTTCCGGATATTCAATCCGTCCCTGATTCCCCGATGGTGGATACCACCTCATCTTTCGGCTCCACGTCATCGTCGCCTTCCATGGCTAATCTGCCGCCGATTAAGGTCCACGTGGACGAGAATCAAAGGGCGGGAATCGAGGAGCAGCTATCGCAGATGAGTGTTGGGGCTAGGGTAGAGCAGAAGCAGGAGGACGGGGGTTTTGCAGCATTGTCTTCGCCTCCGCCGCCTCCGCTGCCTGCTATGGTGGCCGGGACGGTGGTTTCCACCGTGCCGGCGGTGGTTGGCGGCGAGTATCCCAATCGAGTTTTCTCCGATGATGAGAGATCAGACTATAGTGCCCCTGTTGGCCACAGAAAGCCTCCGCAAACACAACACTTTCAGCAACAGCCTAAGGCATCTCCTCCTCCTGATTTGCCTTCACCTTCGGATTCAATTTCAAG TGACAGTAGTATCACAAATCCATTGTCTAGACAAAAGCATTACGTTTATCAGGAACCTATAGTGCAAATTCAGGCAGGGAATAGGGTTTCAGCCAATCCACTTGAGCCTAAGAGCAGTGATCAGAACACTAGGGCTCCAGTTCCACAGGATTCTGGATATGTGTTGCAGAGCCAATATGATCAGCACCAGCAATTCGTTCACACGGGACAGTTTATCCACCATGCCCCTGCTGGGGCTGTGCCGATCACTTCGTATTACCCCATATATCCTCCCCAACAACAGCATCATCCCCAACACCCTGCACTTGAGCATCAGTACCCGTTTTATATTGTGCAGGCTAGACCAACACAAGCTTACAATTTGCCCGTGCAGCAAACGAGTTATAGTGATTCTGCTCCTGCAGCAACCCCTAACCGCCCCCAAACGCCTCCCCAGCCTACTATTGTCGCTCCTTCTTCTGCTTACAATCCTTCAAGATCTATTCCTGCCTCTAAACCTGAAATGGCTACCGGCACCTATAGAACTCCTACTGGAACGGCACAACAGTTGGTTCAAATTGCTCCTGGCCAGCATCCTCAACAATACGTTGGCTTCTCTCAGATTCATCATCCATCTCAGTCAATTGCACCTACTTCAGCTGCTGCCACCAATTATGCTTATGAATTTTCTGATCCTGCACATGCACAAATATACTATACTCAGCCTCTCCCTCCCCAAATGGGCGCTCAACATCAAACCATGACATCGGTACATCCGGCAGTGTTACCAGAGGCTTCTTCTCAGCTTCCTGTAGAGAATTTCAAGCAGCAAATTCGAACTTCACAGCCTTGA